One part of the Solanum dulcamara chromosome 3, daSolDulc1.2, whole genome shotgun sequence genome encodes these proteins:
- the LOC129883090 gene encoding phosphatidate cytidylyltransferase 1-like, whose translation MQKDSNSGASGTLSPRLRRRRGSHEVPGEVVKVNGAHMLVDDRNKYKSMLIRLYSTLWMIGGFAFIIYMGHLYIWAMVVVIQIFMAKELFNLLRKAHEDKQLPGFRLLNWHFFFTAMLFVYGRILSQRLVNTVTSDKFLYKLVSKLIKYHMVTCYFLYIAGFMWFILTLKKRRYKYQFGQYAWTHMILIVVFTQSSFTVANIFEGIFWFLLPASLIVINDIAAYIFGFFFGKTPLIKLSPKKTWEGFIGASVTTIISAFLLANIFGRFRWLTCPRKDLSTGWIDCDPGPLFKPDYFTVPERFPSWFPWREISILPVQWHAVWLGLFASIIAPFGGFFASGFKRAFNIKDFGDSIPGHGGMTDRMDCQMVMAVFAYIYHQSFVAPQNLSVEMILDQIIMNLTFEEQQVLYSKLGQIIQDKMFGES comes from the exons ATGCAAAAGGATAGTAATTCTGGTGCTTCAGGAACACTTTCGCCGCGATTACGTCGTCGCAGAGGATCACATGAG GTCCCTGGAGAGGTTGTCAAAGTAAATGGAGCTCATATGCTTGTTGACGATAGGAACAAGTATAAGTCAATGTTGATCCGTCTATATTCAACTCTCTGGATGATAGGTGGTTTTGCTTTCATCATTTACATGGGACATCTATATATTTGGGCCATGGTAGTAGTCATACAAATCTTTATGGCAAAGGAGTTGTTCAATCTACTTAGGAAAGCGCATGAAGACAAGCAACTTCCTGGTTTCAGGCTATTAAACTG GCACTTTTTCTTTACAGCAATGCTGTTTGTATATGGACGCATCCTAAGCCAGAGGCTTGTCAACACAGTTACTTCTGACAAATTTTTATACAAGCTTGTTAGCAAATTAATCAAGTATCACATGGTCACGTGTTATTTCTTGTATATTGCAG GTTTTATGTGGTTCATTCTGACGCTGAAGAAGAGGAGGTACAAGTATCAATTTGGCCAGTACGCTTGGACCCATATGATTCTGATTGTGGTGTTTACTCAGTCCTCTTTCACAGTAGCCAATATTTTCGAGGGAATTTTCTG GTTCCTTCTTCCAGCATCACTGATTGTCATCAATGATATAGCTGCTTATATATTTGGATTCTTCTTTGGAAAAACTCCTTTGATCAAGTTGTCTCCAAAGAAAACTTGGGAGGGCTTTATTGGGGCATCAGTAACAACCATTATCTCCGCATTTCTG CTTGCCAATATATTTGGTCGCTTCAGATGGCTAACATGTCCTAGGAAG GATTTATCAACTGGGTGGATTGATTGTGATCCTGGTCCACTGTTTAAACCAGATTATTTTACTGTACCAGAGCGGTTTCCTTCATGG TTTCCTTGGAGAGAGATCTCTATTTTGCCTGTGCAATGGCATGCCGTGTGGCTTGGCTTGTTTGCATCAATCATAGCGCCTTTTGGAGGCTTTTTTGCTAGTGGATTTAAGAGGGCCTTCAATATCAAG GATTTTGGTGATAGTATACCTGGACATGGTGGCATGACAGATAGAATGGATTGTCAG ATGGTGATGGCTGTTTTCGCATATATCTATCATCAGTCTTTTGTGGCACCTCAGAACTTGTCAGTTGAGATGATCTTGGATCAG ATAATAATGAACCTGACCTTTGAGGAGCAGCAAGTTCTGTACTCGAAACTTGGGCAGATCATCCAGGACAAGATGTTTGGAGAATCCTGA
- the LOC129883091 gene encoding DNA-directed RNA polymerase V subunit 7-like, with protein sequence MLCNFEVRLYVVVPMKDIRESRELPGNIVIRCLFSQLTFLRATEDCGYFLKVTKVKSVGNGKLLDSSKYVMFPVTFHSRTFLPKTGEVLVGIVIEVCRHGVFLKCGPMNSIYLSVRKMPNYNYVSGENPFFIRDDQSRIENEVAVRFVVFAMRWTRTLVRKFDVLASIDGDCLGPVSLNGFDGLEL encoded by the coding sequence ATGCTGTGCAACTTTGAAGTTCGCTTATATGTGGTAGTTCCTATGAAAGATATAAGAGAAAGTAGAGAACTCCCTGGAAATATTGTCATCAGATGTCTTTTTAGCCAGCTCACATTTCTGAGGGCTACAGAAGATTGTGGATACTTTCTCAAAGTAACAAAAGTGAAGAGTGTAGGCAATGGAAAGTTGTTAGATTCGTCAAAGTACGTCATGTTCCCTGTAACCTTCCACAGTCGTACCTTCTTACCTAAAACCGGGGAAGTCTTGGTTGGTATTGTCATCGAGGTTTGCAGGCATGGAGTCTTTCTGAAATGTGGACCTATGAACTCTATTTATCTCAGTGTTCGGAAGATGCCAAATTACAACTATGTTTCAGGTGAAAACCCTTTCTTCATAAGAGATGATCAGTCAAGGATTGAGAACGAAGTGGCTGTCCGATTTGTGGTTTTTGCTATGAGATGGACTAGAACCCTTGTTAGGAAATTCGATGTTCTTGCAAGCATCGATGGTGATTGCCTTGGGCCAGTTTCACTGAATGGATTCGATGGACTAGAGCTGTAA
- the LOC129883092 gene encoding CRM-domain containing factor CFM3A, chloroplastic/mitochondrial-like, with translation MAVVPSHQLYPRTTRLSFLRYSSPRPFKKPNFHTPHDAVVNQDCTFKQNQPKRSNFVVTPHDVVNQDCIFKKTPPKRSNFVVKNSSKRWNLATISPNLKSKDNGNSVFSSSWLGKWNETRYDIKLKRPQIVLNYSNNNGDTSGSDCEESTSGSTMDRIVEKLKKFGYADEVIEKEKKEKRDVEKGSIEDIFFVEEGILPNVRGGFSEESPFGDENVIAKDGVVRFPWEKPLVKKEESYSMASRSRTHLAELTLPASELRRLTNLALRIKNKSRITGAGVTQQVVETIHEKWKTSEVVRLKVEGAPALNMKRMHEILERKTGGLVIWRSGTSVALYRGVSYETPSELMKKRIMRRDEIRHKNSRIVDDESNQNPSESSPCNDVDSLRADSADTPEKNKNIVGLSEVSYEDEVEKLLDGLGPRYTDWPGSGPLPVDADLLPGIVPGYQPPFRILPYGVRSTLATKEATALRRLARVLPPHFALGRSRHHQGLASAMVKLWQRSSIAKIAIKRGVQLTTSERMAEDIKKLTGGMLLSRNKDFLVFYRGKDFLSPEVAEALLEKERLAKSLQDEEEKARLRASVLLTAGVATVDSSRTAGTLGETLDADARWGKRMDDKDEENVMREAEILRHGDLIRKLEKKLAFAERKLVKAERVLSKVEETLNPMDRHAEPDSLTDEERFMFRKLGLRMKAFLLLGRRGIFDGTVENMHLHWKYRELVKIMVKAKNFEQVSKIALALEAESGGVLVSVDKVSKGYAIIVFRGKDYSRPSTLRPKNLLTKRKALARSIELQRREALLKHISAVQARVQHLTAEIEQLASLKDSADDELYDELNSAYSSEEEDSEEEGDDAYIEVYDSDNDVVNHNDDSDDTPHLEREFRYVHQNESERELV, from the exons ATGGCTGTTGTTCCTAGCCACCAACTCTACCCCAGAACCACTAGGCTATCATTCCTCAGGTACAGTTCACCCAGACCCTTCAAGAAACCAAATTTTCATACCCCACATGATGCTGTTGTCAATCAAGATTGTACTTTTAAGCAAAACCAACCAAAAAGATCAAATTTTGTGGTTACCCCACATGATGTTGTCAATCAAGATTGTATTTTTAAGAAAACCCCACCAAAAAGATCAAATTTTGTGGTGAAAAACAGTAGCAAAAGATGGAATTTGGCTACAATATCACCCAATTTGAAGTCCAAAGATAATGGTAATAGTGTATTTAGTAGTTCTTGGTTAGGTAAATGGAATGAAACCCGTTATGATATTAAGCTGAAAAGGCCCCAAATTGTGTTGaattatagtaataataatggGGATACATCTGGTTCTGACTGTGAAGAAAGTACTAGTGGTAGTACAATGGATAGAATTGttgagaaattgaaaaaatttgGGTATGCTGATGAGGTTATAGAGAaggagaaaaaggaaaagagagatGTTGAGAAAGGGTCTATTGAGgatatattttttgttgaagAAGGAATACTGCCAAATGTAAGAGGTGGGTTTTCTGAAGAATCTCCATTTGGGGATGAGAATGTAATTGCCAAAGATGGTGTAGTTAGATTTCCATGGGAAAAGCCATTGGTGAAGAAAGAGGAGAGTTATTCAATGGCTAGTAGGAGTAGGACTCATTTGGCTGAGCTGACACTTCCTGCTTCTGAGCTCAGAAGGTTGACGAATTTGGCTCTTAGGATAAAGAACAAGTCGAGAATTACCGGTGCTGGTGTTACACAACAAGTTGTAGAAACCATTCACGAGAAGTGGAAAACATCTGAGGTTGTCAGGTTGAAAGTTGAAGGTGCTCCTGCACTAAATATGAAGAGAATGCATGAGATTTTAGAG AGGAAAACTGGTGGACTGGTGATTTGGAGATCTGGCACTTCTGTGGCTCTTTACAGAGGTGTCAGTTACGAGACTCCATCTGAGCTAATGAAGAAAAGGATAATGAGAAGAGATGAGATTCGTCATAAGAACTCTCGGATAGTTGATGACGAAAGTAATCAGAATCCTTCAGAAAGCAGTCCTTGCAATGATGTGGATTCCCTCCGAGCAGACTCTGCAGATACTCctgaaaagaacaaaaatatcGTTGGACTATCGGAAGTGAGCTATGAAGATGAAGTAGAGAAACTGTTAGATGGCTTGGGGCCTAGGTATACAGATTGGCCAGGATCTGGCCCACTTCCTGTAGATGCAGATTTACTTCCTGGTATAGTCCCTGGATATCAACCTCCTTTCAGAATTCTTCCATACGGGGTGAGATCTACTCTTGCGACAAAAGAAGCAACTGCTTTAAGAAGGCTTGCCAGAGTTCTACCTCCACATTTTGCTTTAG GTAGAAGCAGGCACCATCAAGGTTTGGCCTCAGCCATGGTTAAGCTGTGGCAAAGAAGTTCAATTGCAAAGATTGCTATAAAACGTGGCGTTCAGCTTACTACAAGTGAGAGAATGGCTGAGGATATTAAG AAATTAACAGGGGGTATGCTACTCTCTAGAAACAAGGACTTCTTGGTATTCTACAGAGGGAAAGATTTTTTGTCACCTGAGGTTGCAGAAGCCTTGTTGGAGAAGGAGAGACTGGCAAAGTCCTTgcaagatgaagaagagaaagcTAGGCTACGAGCATCAGTCTTACTCACAGCAGGTGTTGCAACAGTTGATTCTTCAAGGACTGCTGGCACACTAGGAGAAACTTTGGATGCTGATGCTAGATGGGGGAAAAGGATGGATGATAAGGACGAGGAAAATGTGATGCGAGAAGCAGAAATATTAAGGCATGGTGATCTGATCAGGAAGCTCGAAAAGAAACTTGCATTT GCTGAAAGGAAGTTAGTGAAAGCTGAACGTGTCTTGTCAAAGGTGGAGGAAACATTAAATCCTATGGATAGGCATGCTGAGCCTGACAGCTTAACAGATGAGGAGAGATTTATGTTTCGGAAGCTTGGGCTGAGGATGAAAGCTTTCTTACTTTTAG gTAGGCGTGGAATTTTTGATGGTACGGTGGAGAATATGCACTTGCATTGGAAGTACCGTGAATTGGTCAAAATCATGGTGAAGGCCAAGAATTTTGAGCAAGTATCGAAAATTGCATTAGCCCTTGAAGCAGAGAGTGGGGGCGTCTTGGTTTCAGTAGACAAAGTGTCCAAAGGATATGCTATAATTGTGTTCCGCGGTAAGGACTACAGTCGACCATCTACTCTTAGACCCAAAAATCTTTTAACCAAAAGAAAGGCACTGGCACGTTCAATAGAGCTTCAGAGGCGCGAG GCTCTTCTGAAACATATTTCAGCAGTTCAAGCAAGAGTTCAACATCTTACAGCAGAAATT GAGCAACTGGCTAGTCTGAAAGACTCTGCGGATGATGAACTATATGATGAGCTAAATTCTGCTTATTCTTCTGAAGAAGAGGATAGTGAG GAGGAAGGGGATGATGCATACATAGAGGTTTATGACAGTGATAACGATGTTGTCAATCATAATGATGATTCAGATGATACTCCACATCTAGAAAGAGAGTTCCGGTATGTTCATCAAAATGAATCAGAAAGAGAGCTTGTTTGA